In the genome of Sciurus carolinensis chromosome 3, mSciCar1.2, whole genome shotgun sequence, one region contains:
- the LOC124980439 gene encoding schlafen family member 5-like isoform X2: MSLQIDLETNFAEFVIDAGKVILGTRQRMEMNPLLRKKQNEDILQAVCALLNSGGGVIKAKIENEDYNHEDDGVGLDLPPIFQSYLDEMQQGNLFLIFVKSWNTEVSDVRVATLCFNLCYRYETSTDVMDPQEALVFLKEKTQPLVTIFDSNLLSPQESQVGVHSEDNIEDSAAALFDRVQLQYLEKLNLTESMHVEFQMFPADLSQCVKERLPICVSAFANAEGGYVFLGVHDETHQVIGCEKEKINLSIFKNSVEGCIRKLPVHHFCTQRHTTQYAIRFLEVHDKGALRGYVCAVKVERFCCVVFAKGPSSWQVKDNTVKQLTTKEWVEWMMQVNPDLSRLPEMRLELSLSPSIPHSRTVYTHKNLERLKELQKRYFPVLSDRLVYTPESIYKELFSQHKGLRDLINREMRPVSQGILIFSQSWAVDLGLKANQNVVCDALLISQNNTPILYTVFRRWDVWCRGYSVKLAHSLKQRLVDTGGYTGRVGIVPLFFLLNPAGTSVSHQNSEAQFYPESYNVTTIQYVESLLQSLVIVLLGFKSFLSEELGSEIWNLLTDQQYELLSKNLHKTRELFVHGLPGSGKTIVALKIMQKIRNVFDCQPGDILYICENHPLKKFVSNKNMCKAVTRKTFMKHDFEEIQHIIVDEAQNFRTEDGDWYRKVKTITQRREGGPGILWIFLDYFQTNHLSCSGLPALSDQFPRAELTSVVRHADEIAQYLQAVMHEVRENPPPNVPAESLVMLHEPTWAQGVPGNVETVEYLGLEETVVYVAEKCQLLWRNGYFPRDVALLFAKATEVEKNKDKFLMAMRKRKMSQLNGEVDPFVQIRDALGVLSDDFVLDSVHRFSGLERNIVFGIIPQATEPAIFNNLLFCLASRARKHLYVLRVFN, encoded by the exons ATGAGTCTCCAGATTGATTTGGAAACAAACTTTGCTGAGTTTGTTATAGATGCAGGAAAAGTCATCCTTGGGACTAGGCAAAGAATGGAAATGAACCCTCTACTAcggaaaaaacagaatgaagacaTCTTGCAAGCAGTATGTGCTCTGCTGAATTCCGGAGGGGGAGTGATCAAGGCTAAGATTGAGAATGAAGACTACAATCACGAGGATGATGGAGTGGGGTTGGACCTGCCACCGATTTTTCAAAGCTATTTAGATGAGATGCAACAGGGAAacctctttttaatatttgtgaaatCATGGAACACAGAAGTTTCAGATGTACGAGTTGCCACCTTGTGCTTTAATTTGTGCTACAGATACGAAACATCTACTGATGTCATGGATCCTCAGGAAGCACTGGTATTCCTCAAAGAGAAAACTCAGCC tctcgTGACTATTTTTGATTCCAATTTGTTAAGTCCACAGGAATCTCAGGTTGGTGTACACTCTGAAGACAACATAGAGGACTCGGCTGCTGCTTTGTTTGATAGAGTGCAGCTGCAGTACCTGGAAAAACTCAACTTGACAGAGTCCATGCATGTCGAATTTCAAATGTTCCCAGCTGATCTGTCCCAGTGTGTTAAGGAGAGACTCCCCATATGTGTTTCTGCATTTGCCAATGCTGAAGGAGGCTATGTATTTTTGGGTGTGCATGATGAGACCCATCAAGTCATTGgatgtgaaaaagagaaaataaatctctccaTCTTCAAGAATTCTGTGGAAGGCTGCATTAGGAAGTTACCTGTCCATCATTTCTGCACACAGAGGCATACAACGCAATATGCCATCAGGTTCCTTGAAGTCCATGATAAGGGGGCCCTCCGTGGATATGTCTGTGCTGTCAAGGTGGAGCGATTCTGCTGTGTGGTGTTTGCCAAAGGCCCTAGTTCCTGGCAGGTGAAAGACAACACTGTGAAACAGCTGACCACAAAGGAATGGGTAGAGTGGATGATGCAAGTCAACCCAG ATCTTTCCAGGTTGCCTGAGATGCGCCTTGAGTTGAGTTTGTCACCCTCCATACCCCACAGCAGGACTGTGTACACGCATAAGAATTTGGAACGTCTGAAAGAACTGCAGAAACGTTACTTTCCAG TGTTATCAGACAGACTGGTGTATACTCCAGAAAGCATCTACAAGGAACTCTTCTCACAACATAAAGGACTCAGAGACCTAATCAATAGAGAAATGCGCCCTGTCTCTCAAGGGATCTTGATTTTTTCTCAAAGCTGGGCTGTGGATTTGGGTCTGAAAGCGAATCAGAATGTCGTCTGTGATGCCCTTCTGATTTCCCAGAACAACACCCCCATCCTTTACACCGTCTTCAGGAGGTGGGATGTGTGGTGCAGGGGCTATTCTGTGAAGCTTGCCCATTCCTTGAAGCAGAGGCTGGTGGACACAGGGGGCTACACTGGCAGAGTGGGCATCGTTCCCTTGTTCTTCCTGCTGAATCCTGCTGGAACGTCAGTGAGCCATCAGAATTCAGAAGCACAATTTTACCCTGAATCCTACAATGTTACCACCATCCAGTACGTAGAATCTCTGTTACAGTCCCTTGTGATCGTCCTGCTTGGCTTCAAATCCTTTTTAAGTGAAGAGCTGGGCTCTGAGATTTGGAACCTGCTCACGGATCAACAGTATGAGTTGCTTTCAAAGAACCTTCACAAGACCAGAGAGCTGTTTGTTCACGGCTTACCTGGGTCAGGGAAGACCATCGTGGCTCTGAAGATCATGCAGAAGATCAGGAATGTGTTTGATTGTCAACCAGGTGACATTCTCTACATCTGTGAGAACCACCCCCTGAAGAAATTTGTGAG CAATAAAAACATGTGCAAGGCAGTGACCCGGAAAACCTTCATGAAACATGACTTTGAAGAGATTCAACACATCATCGTGGATGAAGCTCAGAATTTCCGCACCGAAGATGGGGACTGGTATAGGAAGGTCAAAACCATCACTCAGAGAAGAGAGGGTGGTCCAGGAATTCTCTGGATTTTTCTAGACTACTTTCAGACCAACCACTTGAGTTGCAGTGGCCTCCCTGCTCTCTCAGACCAGTTTCCAAGAGCAGAGCTCACCAGCGTGGTCCGCCATGCAGATGAAATAGCCCAATACCTACAAGCAGTGATGCACGAGGTCAGAGAAAATCCTCCACCTAATGTCCCCGCTGAGTCCCTGGTGATGCTCCACGAACCTACCTGGGCTCAGGGTGTTCCAGGCAATGTAGAAACTGTTGAGTACTTGGGCTTGGAGGAGACAGTGGTCTACGTGGCAGAGAAGTGCCAGCTTCTCTGGAGGAATGGTTACTTTCCCAGGGATGTTGCTCTGCTTTTCGCCAAAGCAAccgaagtagaaaaaaataaagataaatttctaATGgcaatgaggaagagaaagatgtcTCAGCTCAACGGGGAAGTGGATCCATTCGTCCAGATCAGGGATGCATTGGGTGTTCTGAGTGATGACTTTGTGTTGGACAGCGTCCATCGATTTTCAGGCCTCGAAAGAAACATCGTGTTTGGGATCATTCCACAGGCTACTGAGCCAGCCATTTTCAACAATCTTCTGTTCTGTCTGGCTTCCAGGGCGAGGAAGCATTTGTATGTTCTAAGGGTTTTTAACTGA
- the LOC124980439 gene encoding schlafen family member 5-like isoform X1 yields the protein MWRTFQGCHSRAEKMSLQIDLETNFAEFVIDAGKVILGTRQRMEMNPLLRKKQNEDILQAVCALLNSGGGVIKAKIENEDYNHEDDGVGLDLPPIFQSYLDEMQQGNLFLIFVKSWNTEVSDVRVATLCFNLCYRYETSTDVMDPQEALVFLKEKTQPLVTIFDSNLLSPQESQVGVHSEDNIEDSAAALFDRVQLQYLEKLNLTESMHVEFQMFPADLSQCVKERLPICVSAFANAEGGYVFLGVHDETHQVIGCEKEKINLSIFKNSVEGCIRKLPVHHFCTQRHTTQYAIRFLEVHDKGALRGYVCAVKVERFCCVVFAKGPSSWQVKDNTVKQLTTKEWVEWMMQVNPDLSRLPEMRLELSLSPSIPHSRTVYTHKNLERLKELQKRYFPVLSDRLVYTPESIYKELFSQHKGLRDLINREMRPVSQGILIFSQSWAVDLGLKANQNVVCDALLISQNNTPILYTVFRRWDVWCRGYSVKLAHSLKQRLVDTGGYTGRVGIVPLFFLLNPAGTSVSHQNSEAQFYPESYNVTTIQYVESLLQSLVIVLLGFKSFLSEELGSEIWNLLTDQQYELLSKNLHKTRELFVHGLPGSGKTIVALKIMQKIRNVFDCQPGDILYICENHPLKKFVSNKNMCKAVTRKTFMKHDFEEIQHIIVDEAQNFRTEDGDWYRKVKTITQRREGGPGILWIFLDYFQTNHLSCSGLPALSDQFPRAELTSVVRHADEIAQYLQAVMHEVRENPPPNVPAESLVMLHEPTWAQGVPGNVETVEYLGLEETVVYVAEKCQLLWRNGYFPRDVALLFAKATEVEKNKDKFLMAMRKRKMSQLNGEVDPFVQIRDALGVLSDDFVLDSVHRFSGLERNIVFGIIPQATEPAIFNNLLFCLASRARKHLYVLRVFN from the exons ATGTG GAGAACATTTCAGGGTTGTCATTCAAGGGCTGAGAAGATGAGTCTCCAGATTGATTTGGAAACAAACTTTGCTGAGTTTGTTATAGATGCAGGAAAAGTCATCCTTGGGACTAGGCAAAGAATGGAAATGAACCCTCTACTAcggaaaaaacagaatgaagacaTCTTGCAAGCAGTATGTGCTCTGCTGAATTCCGGAGGGGGAGTGATCAAGGCTAAGATTGAGAATGAAGACTACAATCACGAGGATGATGGAGTGGGGTTGGACCTGCCACCGATTTTTCAAAGCTATTTAGATGAGATGCAACAGGGAAacctctttttaatatttgtgaaatCATGGAACACAGAAGTTTCAGATGTACGAGTTGCCACCTTGTGCTTTAATTTGTGCTACAGATACGAAACATCTACTGATGTCATGGATCCTCAGGAAGCACTGGTATTCCTCAAAGAGAAAACTCAGCC tctcgTGACTATTTTTGATTCCAATTTGTTAAGTCCACAGGAATCTCAGGTTGGTGTACACTCTGAAGACAACATAGAGGACTCGGCTGCTGCTTTGTTTGATAGAGTGCAGCTGCAGTACCTGGAAAAACTCAACTTGACAGAGTCCATGCATGTCGAATTTCAAATGTTCCCAGCTGATCTGTCCCAGTGTGTTAAGGAGAGACTCCCCATATGTGTTTCTGCATTTGCCAATGCTGAAGGAGGCTATGTATTTTTGGGTGTGCATGATGAGACCCATCAAGTCATTGgatgtgaaaaagagaaaataaatctctccaTCTTCAAGAATTCTGTGGAAGGCTGCATTAGGAAGTTACCTGTCCATCATTTCTGCACACAGAGGCATACAACGCAATATGCCATCAGGTTCCTTGAAGTCCATGATAAGGGGGCCCTCCGTGGATATGTCTGTGCTGTCAAGGTGGAGCGATTCTGCTGTGTGGTGTTTGCCAAAGGCCCTAGTTCCTGGCAGGTGAAAGACAACACTGTGAAACAGCTGACCACAAAGGAATGGGTAGAGTGGATGATGCAAGTCAACCCAG ATCTTTCCAGGTTGCCTGAGATGCGCCTTGAGTTGAGTTTGTCACCCTCCATACCCCACAGCAGGACTGTGTACACGCATAAGAATTTGGAACGTCTGAAAGAACTGCAGAAACGTTACTTTCCAG TGTTATCAGACAGACTGGTGTATACTCCAGAAAGCATCTACAAGGAACTCTTCTCACAACATAAAGGACTCAGAGACCTAATCAATAGAGAAATGCGCCCTGTCTCTCAAGGGATCTTGATTTTTTCTCAAAGCTGGGCTGTGGATTTGGGTCTGAAAGCGAATCAGAATGTCGTCTGTGATGCCCTTCTGATTTCCCAGAACAACACCCCCATCCTTTACACCGTCTTCAGGAGGTGGGATGTGTGGTGCAGGGGCTATTCTGTGAAGCTTGCCCATTCCTTGAAGCAGAGGCTGGTGGACACAGGGGGCTACACTGGCAGAGTGGGCATCGTTCCCTTGTTCTTCCTGCTGAATCCTGCTGGAACGTCAGTGAGCCATCAGAATTCAGAAGCACAATTTTACCCTGAATCCTACAATGTTACCACCATCCAGTACGTAGAATCTCTGTTACAGTCCCTTGTGATCGTCCTGCTTGGCTTCAAATCCTTTTTAAGTGAAGAGCTGGGCTCTGAGATTTGGAACCTGCTCACGGATCAACAGTATGAGTTGCTTTCAAAGAACCTTCACAAGACCAGAGAGCTGTTTGTTCACGGCTTACCTGGGTCAGGGAAGACCATCGTGGCTCTGAAGATCATGCAGAAGATCAGGAATGTGTTTGATTGTCAACCAGGTGACATTCTCTACATCTGTGAGAACCACCCCCTGAAGAAATTTGTGAG CAATAAAAACATGTGCAAGGCAGTGACCCGGAAAACCTTCATGAAACATGACTTTGAAGAGATTCAACACATCATCGTGGATGAAGCTCAGAATTTCCGCACCGAAGATGGGGACTGGTATAGGAAGGTCAAAACCATCACTCAGAGAAGAGAGGGTGGTCCAGGAATTCTCTGGATTTTTCTAGACTACTTTCAGACCAACCACTTGAGTTGCAGTGGCCTCCCTGCTCTCTCAGACCAGTTTCCAAGAGCAGAGCTCACCAGCGTGGTCCGCCATGCAGATGAAATAGCCCAATACCTACAAGCAGTGATGCACGAGGTCAGAGAAAATCCTCCACCTAATGTCCCCGCTGAGTCCCTGGTGATGCTCCACGAACCTACCTGGGCTCAGGGTGTTCCAGGCAATGTAGAAACTGTTGAGTACTTGGGCTTGGAGGAGACAGTGGTCTACGTGGCAGAGAAGTGCCAGCTTCTCTGGAGGAATGGTTACTTTCCCAGGGATGTTGCTCTGCTTTTCGCCAAAGCAAccgaagtagaaaaaaataaagataaatttctaATGgcaatgaggaagagaaagatgtcTCAGCTCAACGGGGAAGTGGATCCATTCGTCCAGATCAGGGATGCATTGGGTGTTCTGAGTGATGACTTTGTGTTGGACAGCGTCCATCGATTTTCAGGCCTCGAAAGAAACATCGTGTTTGGGATCATTCCACAGGCTACTGAGCCAGCCATTTTCAACAATCTTCTGTTCTGTCTGGCTTCCAGGGCGAGGAAGCATTTGTATGTTCTAAGGGTTTTTAACTGA